From the Paenibacillus tianjinensis genome, the window GTACGCGGATCTGATTTTTGCGCCCGGTTTCCAGCCGTACTTCCAGCAGCGAGAAATGGCGGTTCGCCTGGATCAGCTTATAATGGGTCACGGCATGCTGTCCGTCGCCCTCGTGGGGACTGGAATACATTTTGAGCGTGGAAGTTTCTTTCAGCCAGGAGCTGATTGTGCCTTCAGCTTTTTTAACTGAGCCTTCCACCAGTGCCACATAGGAGCGTTCCTTCACTGTATCCTTCCACGTATTCTGCAGCTTCTGTTGAATCTGCTCGCTTTTGGCAAACATCATGACGCCGGAGGTGTCGCGGTCCAGCCGGTGCACTACAAAAATGCGGTTGCGCGGATTCGTCAGACGGACATGCTCCATCAGCTGGCGGTATGCCGTCTGTTCATTCTCTTCACCCGTGGCAATAGACAGCAGTCCTGCATCCTTCTGGATCACAATCAGATCATCATCCTCATGGACGATAGTCAGTCCGGCCATCTCTTTGGCCTGCACCTGCTTCTCCAGATCGATGGCAACCGTCTGACCCTGGTGGAGCTGAAAGTTATGCTGGGTAACGGCTTTGCCGTTCACCGATACCTGTCCGCGGGCCAGCAGCGATTTAATGGAATTGCGTCCGCGGTTCGTAAGGGTCTTCAGCAGAAAAGGGAGCAGCTCGGCAGGCTCAGCTACGGCGTAGGTTTTGACTGAAACCGGAGTTTTCGCTTTGGCGGCTTGGCCCAGCTTGCCGGCGGGTTTATTAGAATGGCTTCTTGCACCTGGTTTAGACTGTGATGGGTTGGAGGCTCCGGATTTAGCGCCACGCTTGGACGACTCTTTGGGATTTCTTCTCGTGTTCATGCATACATTCTCCGTCCTATAATAGAGTACTCCTCAATATACCATGGGCGGTGAAGAAATACTATGGAGCGGGTGGCACTTGGCCTTCCCGGCTGAAGTAGAAACTACAGATAAATCAGCAGACCGCTCAAGATCAGCAAAGCTGCAACGGTGTAGGTCCAGCCCAGGATGGACGTGAACCTTTGTTCCCGGGTCCAGCCGCTAGACCTATAGATGTTCCGGTCCACTGCCAGCAGCACCAGCGCAGCAAACAGCAGAACCATAATGCTCCAGGCTAATAATCGGATCATTGGTTTCCCCCCTTTGAAGGGCTTTATATTACCTGTCTTTCAGTCCCACCCGCCGCAAACGCAAATGCAGCTTAGCTTCGACCTGAATCCCGCCATAGATTTCTTCCCAGTCCTGTTTCTCATGGATATGCTGCTTCCAGTACTGCGGGTGGCGGGCCCGGATGATTTCACCCATCCCGAAAATATCGGAATGATCAGCCTGGGTATGCCGGATCAGCCCACTGACAATACCCTGTGCCTGCTTATTGAACTCCAGCTCGATCTGATGCAGGGCGGCAGAGGAATTGACTGGCAGTTTGCTGTGAAAGTGCTCTTCTAAATCCCCTTCCAAAAAAAGCTCATACACAAGGCTAGGTTTTCCGTCTTGAATGGTACTGGATATCTTTGTAAAGCGGCGGTTGATTTTGATCATCACGATCCCCATATTTTTAGTGGTAAACAAGGTCGAATAACCGCCTGGGTCTATTCCCTGGACCGCCATGAATGCGCCGATTTCCAGCGGTTTCGTGGTGTTGACCATTTGATTGCCGCTAAAATAAGCCAAGCCGTTAATGAGAATGTTTTCTTTGTTACGCAGTGCCACATAAGGCAGATAGGCGCTTTGTCCCAACTTCGAATCTGCAGACCAGAACGTGCCGAGATAATCACGGGGGAATTTCCCGCTGGTCACAGCCTTTTCCATCATGGACAGGATATATAGGGTAGGCACCCTCTGCAAAGGAGGATCTACATCCATGAATACTGAAGCTTTGCCCTCAGAGACCAGCAGCCAGGTTCTGCGCCTGACCTCGGGATTGCGCCGCAGATAATCATTCAGCTCTTCCATCCTTCCCCGCGCAATCTCCTCGCTGATGATGATCACCCGCAGATGAACGAGATAACGGGGATCAGCGATCTGCTGCTGCAGATTATTCATTGCATCATCCAGCGTGTGGCCCACCACGGTAACTACCCAGACCGGGCTTGTCTTGGAGCCGCCGCTTGAACTCCCGCTCCCCGGACCCAGCGGTACACGGCCCGGGACGGC encodes:
- a CDS encoding Ger(x)C family spore germination protein, coding for MLIMSSLLLAGCWDQVEIEDRALVLGLSIDAASPEQAAQEEKVTHLNEDSLPKEFITVTAQIAVPGRVPLGPGSGSSSGGSKTSPVWVVTVVGHTLDDAMNNLQQQIADPRYLVHLRVIIISEEIARGRMEELNDYLRRNPEVRRRTWLLVSEGKASVFMDVDPPLQRVPTLYILSMMEKAVTSGKFPRDYLGTFWSADSKLGQSAYLPYVALRNKENILINGLAYFSGNQMVNTTKPLEIGAFMAVQGIDPGGYSTLFTTKNMGIVMIKINRRFTKISSTIQDGKPSLVYELFLEGDLEEHFHSKLPVNSSAALHQIELEFNKQAQGIVSGLIRHTQADHSDIFGMGEIIRARHPQYWKQHIHEKQDWEEIYGGIQVEAKLHLRLRRVGLKDR
- a CDS encoding CLC_0170 family protein, yielding MIRLLAWSIMVLLFAALVLLAVDRNIYRSSGWTREQRFTSILGWTYTVAALLILSGLLIYL
- a CDS encoding RluA family pseudouridine synthase — encoded protein: MNTRRNPKESSKRGAKSGASNPSQSKPGARSHSNKPAGKLGQAAKAKTPVSVKTYAVAEPAELLPFLLKTLTNRGRNSIKSLLARGQVSVNGKAVTQHNFQLHQGQTVAIDLEKQVQAKEMAGLTIVHEDDDLIVIQKDAGLLSIATGEENEQTAYRQLMEHVRLTNPRNRIFVVHRLDRDTSGVMMFAKSEQIQQKLQNTWKDTVKERSYVALVEGSVKKAEGTISSWLKETSTLKMYSSPHEGDGQHAVTHYKLIQANRHFSLLEVRLETGRKNQIRVHLADIGHPIAGDKKYGAQTKAVGRLGLHARVLSFIHPTTGDLLTFESPIPKTFLKYTAPAPTN